One Pecten maximus chromosome 7, xPecMax1.1, whole genome shotgun sequence genomic window carries:
- the LOC117331495 gene encoding protein tyrosine phosphatase domain-containing protein 1-like, which translates to MEPDQDEYSHPGEEGLVWTEEHAERSHGKDPKAGYNKFTEQARGMISPERICAMFCGGKKCKYCNPDLWPKEKMVINGLYSSWITENIVAMSRPADELIDKFDIIGQFKQMGIRTIINLQSQGEHADCGYGVQPKTGFSYTPQRFMDNGIYFYNFCWPDYGVGTLSSILDMVKVMQFAVSEGKVAVHCHAGLGRTGVMIATYLVFTNRISGNTAIHYVRSQRPSSIQTRGQMEIIQEFEAYLKPFRIVFASKAKDTHEFTLSHFLNRQKHVLHGYEARKLKFVPKVIYVTCERLLELAELGNSLSRFIESSDHEVQQEQLKFIPEKGEVAELPRNESKSSLDELATSLNKNVISPKEKTPLSRTKSFSMEDLKDEKLKSLQVPADNQSDTSSRNLSPDTSLEGDQGEEAVKPKSSCRRKYTPGDVAAELGATSYPQEVYDKADKHEMNLNERDDAWSQLAQETDPAVVSLVLWEWLDQLKEPILRTQDLKSLLPYRDDPETGLQKLEKGSRNTILYMVKVIEKLRPVSEDVESKIYEKLMSYLTHQWVIVTTDLLSTNESWAMSTRDSNDDRDNGRDHWMDMKPKTASDLTQFFNNVRKFVKSSDIKLSTARSEK; encoded by the exons ATGGAGCCTGACCAAGATGAATATTCTCATCCAGGGGAGGAAGGACTGGTGTGGACGGAAGAACACGCTGAACGCTCGCATG GTAAAGACCCTAAGGCAGGCTATAACAAGTTTACAGAACAGGCACGGGGGATGATTTCTCCAGAAAGAATATGTGCTATGTTCTGTGGAGGGAAGAAATGCAAGTATTGTAACCCAGACTTGTGGCCGAAGGAAAAAATGGTCATCAATGGACTTTATTCAAGCTG GATCACAGAGAACATTGTTGCTATGTCCAGACCAGCTGATGAGCTGATCGACAAATTTGACATCATAGGCCAGTTCAAACA AATGGGAATAAGAACAATAATCAACCTGCAGTCCCAGGGAGAACATGCTGATTGTGGCTATGGGGTACAACCCAAGACTGGCTTCTCCTACACCCCACAGAGGTTCATGGATAACGGCA tCTACTTTTACAATTTTTGCTG GCCAGATTATGGTGTAGGGACACTTAGCTCTATACTGGACATGGTGAAGGTGATGCAGTTTGCTGTATCAGAAGGAAAGGTTGCTGTTCATTGCCATGCGGGTCTAG GGCGGACAGGGGTAATGATTGCTACCTACCTAGTGTTTACCAACAGGATCTCTGGTAATACTGCCATCCACTATGTCAGGTCTCAGAG GCCCAGTTCTATACAAACAAGAGGGCAGATGGAAATCATACAAGAATTTGAAGCTTACTTGAAGCCATTTAGaattgtttttgcatcaaa aGCTAAAGACACTCATGAATTTACACTATCACACTTTTTAAATAGACAGAAACATGTGTTACATGGATACGAGGCAAGGAAGTTAAAGTTTGTGCCAAAG gtaatatatgTAACTTGTGAGAGACTACTAGAACTCGCAGAATTAGGTAATTCTTTATCAAGATTTATCGAATCAAGTGACCATGAAGTTCAGCAAGAACAATTAAAATTCATTCCTGAAAAAGGAGAAGTGGCAGAACTTCCACGTAATGAGTCTAAGTCATCACTTGATGAACTGGCCACGTCATTAAATAAGAACGTCATATCACCAAAGGAGAAAACACCCTTGTCACGCACCAAAAGTTTCTCCATGGAGGATCTGAAGGATGAAAAACTCAAGTCATTGCAGGTACCAGCAGACAATCAGTCTGACACGAGTTCAAGAAACCTGTCTCCAGACACAAGTCTGGAGGGAGACCAAGGGGAGGAGGCTGTCAAGCCCAAATCATCTTGTAGAAGGAAATACACTCCTGGAGATGTAGCTGCAGAACTAGGTGCCACGTCCTACCCACAAGAGGTGTATGACAAGGCTGATAAACATGAG ATGAACCTTAATGAAAGAGATGATGCATGGTCTCAACTTGCACAAGAAACAGACCCtgcagttgtctcccttgttttATGGGAGTGGCTTGACCAGCTAAAG GAGCCTATCCTCAGGACTCAGGATCTTAAAAGCTTGTTGCCCTACAGAGATGATCCAGAGACAGGACTCCAGAAATTGGAGAAG GGCTCACGGAATACCATTCTATACATGGTGAAGGTCATTGAGAAACTGCGACCCGTCAGTGAAGATGTTGAATCCAAGATCTATGAAAAACTGATGTCCTATCTGACTCATCAATGGGTTATAGTGACTACTGATTTACTGAGTACAAATGAGAGCTGGGCCATGTCCACGCGGGATAGTAACGATGACAGAGATAATGGCCGTGACCACTGGATGGACATGAAACCTAAGACTGCCAGCGATCTCACGCAATTCTTCAATAATGTACGAAAATTTGTGAAGTCTTCAGACATCAAACTTTCTACAGCTCGTAGTGAAAAATGA